Part of the Solibacillus isronensis genome is shown below.
GCTGTAAACAAATGAACTGAACTGTGCTGATTACAAATCGAACAGACACCTTTAATAGGATTGTGGGCATCTACAACTCCACGCAATGCCGTATATTGACCTTCCTTTTCCAGTACAATATATTGGCGGTTTGTCCCCTTATCAACCCATGACAGATAACTGATTGCTTGCCAATCAATCACTTCTAGTTTAGGTAACTTCAGCTTTTTATCCTTTTTAAATAGCTTTTGCAAACCTTGCTCGGAAATTGATTTAAATGGAATAGTATATGACTTTAAGCTTTGGAATAATAGATCTGCCCCGATAGTATCCTCAACCGTTTCCACTTCTTTAATAATATCTTCATTTACATGCGTCAGTTTTTCTCTTAGCTCTGTAATTGCCAGCTCCCGT
Proteins encoded:
- a CDS encoding FusB/FusC family EF-G-binding protein; this encodes MTAPFLTVVDLRLIEQQVNKILKAKLASNDKKIVAAVRELAITELREKLTHVNEDIIKEVETVEDTIGADLLFQSLKSYTIPFKSISEQGLQKLFKKDKKLKLPKLEVIDWQAISYLSWVDKGTNRQYIVLEKEGQYTALRGVVDAHNPIKGVCSICNQHSSVHLFTATVKGNADNYTSYSNYICDDSQLCNQKVSDYEKLQDFVARNLI